The following proteins come from a genomic window of Pseudomonadota bacterium:
- a CDS encoding aspartate carbamoyltransferase catalytic subunit, whose product MQVTGTVSGVNEQLDSQGNLRHLVTLDGLGGDVLSGLMDRAESYLIAPGQPGPGDGSLEGLTVCQLFFEASTRTQISFELAARRQGADVVNLVIPTSSAAKGETVLDTLLTIQSMAVDFFVVRHKEEGLMGNIAARLSGRASLINAGEGQQSHPTQGLLDVLTIRQHKKDFKNLSIAITGDIRHSRVARSACHALLALGVHDLRLIAPENLLPESNELTHARRYTDFDAGITDCDVVMMLRLQKERMKSGDIPDLESYRKQYCLTSRRLKLARGNAIVMHPGPINRGTDMDNEVADGRQSVVRQQVGNGVAMRMAVLAAIAEGKKS is encoded by the coding sequence ATGCAGGTCACTGGAACGGTATCGGGCGTGAACGAACAACTCGACAGTCAGGGTAATCTTCGCCACCTGGTCACACTGGATGGCCTGGGCGGGGACGTGCTGAGCGGACTGATGGATCGGGCGGAAAGCTACCTGATCGCTCCCGGACAACCCGGGCCCGGCGATGGTTCGCTCGAGGGCCTGACGGTCTGCCAGTTGTTTTTTGAAGCCAGCACCCGGACCCAGATTTCGTTTGAACTTGCGGCCCGCCGCCAGGGAGCGGATGTCGTCAACCTGGTGATTCCAACCTCGTCCGCGGCCAAAGGGGAAACCGTGCTGGATACCTTGCTGACCATCCAGTCCATGGCTGTCGATTTTTTCGTCGTCCGTCACAAGGAAGAAGGCCTGATGGGCAACATCGCCGCTCGATTGAGCGGCCGCGCAAGCCTGATCAATGCCGGTGAAGGGCAACAGTCGCATCCAACGCAAGGCTTGCTGGATGTCTTGACCATTCGCCAGCACAAGAAAGATTTCAAGAATCTCAGCATCGCCATCACCGGCGATATTCGTCATTCGCGGGTGGCGCGCTCAGCTTGTCACGCATTGCTGGCGCTCGGGGTGCATGACCTCAGGCTGATCGCGCCTGAAAACCTGCTGCCGGAGTCAAACGAGCTGACCCATGCGCGCCGTTATACGGATTTTGACGCGGGGATTACAGACTGCGACGTCGTGATGATGCTGCGTCTGCAGAAAGAGCGCATGAAATCCGGGGATATTCCGGATCTGGAAAGCTACCGCAAACAATACTGCCTGACATCGCGACGCCTGAAACTGGCCAGGGGAAACGCGATCGTCATGCATCCTGGCCCGATAAACCGGGGTACGGATATGGATAACGAGGTTGCCGACGGCCGCCAGTCAGTGGTTCGCCAGCAGGTGGGCAATGGCGTCGCGATGCGCATGGCGGTGCTTGCGGCGATCGCCGAAGGAAAAAAGTCTTGA
- the ruvX gene encoding Holliday junction resolvase RuvX, whose protein sequence is MPDNGNGEPRELADFNKQASKNAKGTLIAFDFGLKRIGVAIGETLLGNARGLTVVAHSASGPDWLAIEKILRDWHPVILLVGYPCNMDGSPSEMSRLSLLFAAELRQRSGIPVQAIDERLSSSEALDRLREERRSGLRKKRISRNLIDQEAARLILQQWLSEAN, encoded by the coding sequence ATGCCTGATAACGGCAATGGCGAGCCGCGGGAGCTGGCCGATTTCAATAAGCAGGCCTCGAAGAACGCCAAAGGCACGCTGATCGCTTTCGATTTCGGCCTGAAACGGATCGGTGTCGCTATCGGCGAAACCTTGCTTGGCAATGCCCGCGGACTCACCGTCGTGGCACATTCGGCGAGCGGACCGGACTGGCTGGCGATCGAGAAAATACTGCGTGACTGGCATCCGGTTATATTGCTGGTGGGTTATCCATGCAACATGGATGGCAGCCCAAGCGAAATGTCGCGGCTATCCTTGCTGTTCGCTGCCGAACTGAGACAAAGAAGCGGCATACCCGTTCAGGCGATCGATGAGAGATTGAGTTCCAGCGAAGCGCTGGACCGGTTGCGTGAGGAACGACGTAGCGGGCTGCGCAAGAAACGCATCAGCCGCAATCTGATCGACCAGGAAGCCGCCCGTCTGATACTCCAGCAGTGGCTGAGCGAAGCGAATTGA